From the genome of Streptomyces sp. S4.7:
GTGGGCGCGTTCTGGAGCAGCGGACCGAACAAGTCCGAGTACCAGCTCGCCACGCCGTGGGCCAAGGACGTCGGCCCGGACAACGCGCTGCCCGAGTACCCGCGTCCGCAGATGACCCGCGACGCCTGGCGCAATCTGAACGGTGAGTGGCAGTTCGCCGCCGCCGAGAAGGGCGAACGCCCGCCGGTGGGCAAGGAGCTGCGCGAGAGGATCCTGGTCCCCTACCCCGTCGAGTCGCAGCTCTCCGGACTCGAACGGCACGAGGACCGGATGTGGTACCGCAGGACCTTCACCGTCCCCGAGAGCTGGGACATCTCCGCCGCCGACCGCGACCGGCACGGCAAGGCCGGCCAGCGTCTCAAGCTCAACTTCGACGCCGTCGACTGGCAGTCCGAGGTGTACGTCAACGGCAGGAAGGTCACCGAACACAAGGGCGGCTACGACAGGTTCTCCGTCGACATCACCGACGCGCTCAAGCCCGGCCGCACGCAGGAGCTGATCGTCGGCGTGTACGACCCGACCGACGCCGCGGACGGCGAGAACCCGCCCATGGGCAAGCAGCGCCTCGACCCGAGCGGCATCTTCTACACCTCGTCCTCCGGCATCTGGCAGACGGTCTGGATGGAGCCGGTCGCCGCCGACCACGCCGACTCACTGAAGCTGACCCCGGACATCACGGCGGAGAAGCTGGCGGTCGAGGTCCGCGGCGTACGCGCCGGGGTGCCGGTCACGGCCACCGCGTACGACGGCAGGCGCAAGGTCGGCACGGTCAAGGGCCGTGCGGGAGCGCCGCTCAGCGTCCCGGTCCCCGACCCGCGCCTGTGGTCACCGGAGGATCCGCATCTGTACAGGCTCGACGTGCGCATCGGCGGCGAACGCGCCGACGGCGACCGGGTGGGCGGCTACTTCGGTATGCGCTCCATCGCCGTCGAGAAGGTCGACGGGGTGCCGCGCACCGTGCTCAACGGCAAGCCCGTCTTCCTGATGGCCACTCTCGACCAGGGATTCTGGCCGGACGGACTGCACACCGCGCCGACCGACGAGGCGCTGGCGTTCGACCTCAAGAAGCACAAGGAACTCGGCTACAACTCCGTGCGCAAGCACATCAAGGTGGAGCCCGACCGGTGGTTCTACTGGGCGGACAAGCTGGGACTCCTCGTCTGGCAGGACATGCCGTCGATGCCGAAGTCCCCGGCGGCCCCCGCCGCGGCCCAGTTCGAACACGAGATGAAGGAGATGATCGACCAGCACGCGAGCAGCCCATCGGTGATCATGTGGGTCCCGTTCAACGAAGGCTGGGGCCAGTACGACCAGGCACGGATCGCCGACCAGGCCAAGGGCTGGGACCCGACCCGGCTGGTCAACAACATGAGCGGCGTCAACTGCTGCGGGGCCGTCGACGGCAAGAACGGCGACATCGCGGACGCGCACGGCTATCCGACACCCCTGCTCCCCGCGCCCGACGGGAAACGGGCGCTGGTCAGCGGTGAGTACGGCGGCCTCGGCCTCGCCGTACCGGGCCACGCCTGGCCGGTCCAGCACACCTATGTCGGTGTCGACAAGGAGAAGTACACGGACGAGTACCTGGGGCAGCTCGACAACGTACGCGACCTCGCCTGCCGGGGGAGCAATGGAGCCGTCTACACCCAGATCACCGATGTGGAGGGTGAGCTCAACGGGCTGCTCACCTACGACCGCAAGGTCATGAAGCCCGACGTCCAACGGCTCAAGGCGGCTCACGACGCCCTGATCCAGGACGCGTCGGACCCGGCCTCGATGGAGTGCGCGAACTCCTGACCGGACTTCCAGGGCGCCGCACGGGCTTCATCCCCCGTGCGGCGCCCGTCTGTTGGCCCGCCGTCCGCCCCCGTCCCTCCGTGAGTTGGATGAACAGCGCGTTTCACCGGGAATAAGCAGGTCGGAGCCCGGACTTGAAACTGCTGCCCACCGCGCACACGATCCGGCGCGGCCACCGACGTCAGCAGTCA
Proteins encoded in this window:
- a CDS encoding PA14 domain-containing protein, encoding MRIRRKIALLLAAALGVAGLTAVPAASAADDPVVPHGLRGDYYSSSAPGAFDFHELKATGFDPQIDFDSLESRLSTATGSADHATVRWTGKIVPEQSGPHTFSMIGDNGFRLWVGGEIVIDHWVDDWENEQTADPVDLTGGQEYDIKVEFFENVGGSNLHLNWTEPGGAKEPVPTSAFRLPDGYAYDGAIATTVLADGRTLRMEFAQELATPPAGIAGHLDAIIGGAQWPLGSVRKDPADARSLLVGLGEPVVGKGGTADIRYDGRGGLTSQDADPVGAFWSSGPNKSEYQLATPWAKDVGPDNALPEYPRPQMTRDAWRNLNGEWQFAAAEKGERPPVGKELRERILVPYPVESQLSGLERHEDRMWYRRTFTVPESWDISAADRDRHGKAGQRLKLNFDAVDWQSEVYVNGRKVTEHKGGYDRFSVDITDALKPGRTQELIVGVYDPTDAADGENPPMGKQRLDPSGIFYTSSSGIWQTVWMEPVAADHADSLKLTPDITAEKLAVEVRGVRAGVPVTATAYDGRRKVGTVKGRAGAPLSVPVPDPRLWSPEDPHLYRLDVRIGGERADGDRVGGYFGMRSIAVEKVDGVPRTVLNGKPVFLMATLDQGFWPDGLHTAPTDEALAFDLKKHKELGYNSVRKHIKVEPDRWFYWADKLGLLVWQDMPSMPKSPAAPAAAQFEHEMKEMIDQHASSPSVIMWVPFNEGWGQYDQARIADQAKGWDPTRLVNNMSGVNCCGAVDGKNGDIADAHGYPTPLLPAPDGKRALVSGEYGGLGLAVPGHAWPVQHTYVGVDKEKYTDEYLGQLDNVRDLACRGSNGAVYTQITDVEGELNGLLTYDRKVMKPDVQRLKAAHDALIQDASDPASMECANS